The window TGATATACAATTATATAAGGTGATTTATTTTGTTAATTACCATGCAACGGTCTTGTTAAGTAGTAGATAATCAGTATTAAGCAAAATTCGGCATAGAATATGTAGTTAGAATGTAAGCTCAACAATTAAACCTAGAATAATGATGAAAAAGTATAGTTTATTAATTCTGTTTATTGCAGTTCTTTTTACTTCTTGTACAAAAGAGTTGTCCACAACAAATGAGGATCCCATTATAACATCGGAAACAACTCTTGAAGAGTTGAATATTCCTATTGATTTCGATTGGAAAACAACTAAGACATTAGAGGTTCAATTGCTTCTTCCTGAAAGTGCTGGTTTGGCTAGAACTAAAATTACTTCAGTAGATGGTAGTAAATTATATTTTAAAGGCTATCCATCTGATACTACTCAGAAAGCATTGAATACAAAGATTACTGTTCCAGCTTATTTGGAAGTTCTAAAGGTGAGCAATGGTATGACTGAATCATTTGTGGATATACAAGGAAATACATTGTACCATGACTTTAATAATATGGACAAGAGTGCAAATTCAAGCAATGATGTTTGTGGAGAATGTGATGGTCAAATTACACAGTTGACACTTCAATATTTGGGTTCTGAATCTAGTCCATTGATTAAAGTGACTCAAAAGAAAGGTGGAAATCATAATTTCGTGATATTTGAAGATAATGTAAGTGGGGATTTTGGTTTTGTTGGTGCTAATAATCATAATAAGATGGGTGCTAAAATTAAAATATATGTGAATGGTGAAGAAAATGTCGAAATTCATACGAGTTGCTCTATAACGATTCTAGCAGGAATGACCTTTGGTGATTTTTTAATCGTTGCCGGTGAGTCTGATAATGGTGGTCCTCTTTGTGAAGTTGAAGAAGAAGAGCAGGAATCATTTTCAGGTACGGTGATTTATGAAGATCTTTATCCAGCAAAAGGGGATTACGATTTTAATGATTTAGTAGTTGAGTATAATTACGAAATTCATAAAGGCGATAATAATTACGTTACTGATATTGAAGCAGTATTTACAGTGAAAGCTTTTGGAGCTTCTTTCCATAATGCGTTTGGGTTTCAGTTCCCAAGCATTGTCCCAAGTGATGTATTATCAGTTACTGGTTCTGTTTTCAAGCCAAGTACTATTTTTAATATGGCTTCTAATGGTATTGAAGCTGCTCAAACAAAAGCAACTTTTATTGTTTATGACGATGCTTTTGATATCATGAGTCATCCCGGTTCTGGAATTGGTGTAAATACTACTCCTGGTTCTGATTATGTTGAGCCTGTTAGTGTTACCATAAATATCACTTTTGTTGCTAATTCTGTTTCTTTTAATGATTTAGATATTGGAAACTTCAATCCTTTTATCGTGATGAAGCAAGATAGAGGATATGAAGTTCATTTAGCAGGTTATGAACCAACAGATTTATTTGATAGTAATTTATTTGGAGTATATGATGATGATAGTAATGCTGGTATCGCTAGATATTTCCTTACTGAAAACAATTTACCATGGGCTATTAATATTCCAGATGGCTTTGATTATATGAATGAAAAAGCTAGAATTAACACTGGTTATTTGATGTTTACCACTTGGGCTCAAAGTGGTGGTGTTAGTTATCCTGATTGGTTTGTGAATGAACCTGGCTATAGGAATGAAGCAAATATATATCAGATACCTTAGGACATAAAAAAAGGAGCACAAAAGCTCCTTTTTTTATGCATTTATTTTTTTAGAATTCGTTATCGATAACTCCAGCACCTAGGCATATAGATTCTGACTCATCGTATACCACGCCAAATTGACCTGGGGCAATCCCGGCAATCTTCTCATTGGCATCAATAATCATATGATTATGATCTATCCTCATCTTCCCTGAAAGGAATTCTGGGCTGTGACGGATTTTAAATTTCACATCTTTGGAAAAATTATAATTTTGATCTGGGCGTTCGTTGATGAATTTGAAATCACCAAGTTTAATTTCGCTGCCATACTGGGCAATGGGATCGTAACCATGCGATATATAGAGGATGTTACTCGCCATATCTTTCTTAACCACAAACCATGGGCCTTGACTTAATCCAAGACCTTTGCGTTGGCCAATGGTATGAAACCAAAGTCCTTTATGTTTTCCCCAGATTTTACCCGTTTCCAGCTCTACAATATCTCCAGGGTTTTCGCCTACATATTGCCTAATAAAATCGTTATAGTTGATTTTGCCTAAGAAACAAATTCCTTGGCTATCTGGGCGGCCAGCAGAGGGAAGGTGAATAGCATGGGCTATTTCTCTAACCTTAGGCTTAGGAATGTCTTGCAAGGGAAACATGGCTTTTTGCAATTGAGCCTTGGTGATACGGCCCAAGAAATAAGTTTGATCTTTATGCTTGTCAACAGCGGTATGAAGAAATTGCTCACCATCTCTAGTTTCAATACCGGCATAATGGCCAGTTGAGATTTTATCAAATTCATGTCCCATTTTATCATTAAAAGCACCAAACTTGATTAAAAGATTGCACATGATGTCAGGATTGGGTGTAAACCCTTCCTTCACGGTATCCAAGGTGTACTTTACCACGGTTTCGTAATACTCTTTTTGCAAGTCAATAATTTCCATATTGCAACCGTATTTTTTTGCGATATAGGAAGTAATTTCAATATCCTCCTCCTTGGGGCATACATAACCAGGTTCGTCTTCTAATCCTATCTTGATATAGAAAATAGTAGGATCGTAGCCCATTTCTTTCAATAAATGAACTGTAACGGAGCTATCCACTCCTCCAGAAACCAATGCTGCAATATTCATTCTTTTATTTTTTGCAAAAATACTAATTATCGAGATGAGGAATCTATGAGGATATCAAACCTCTCAAATTTTAACTATTGGGCATAAAAAAAGCCCGAAATATTTCGGGCTTTTGTGGCATCGACTGGAATTGAACCAGTGACACAAGGATTTTCAGTCCTCTGCTCTACCAACTGAGCTACGACGCCATCGTTGTTTTGCGAGTGCAAAGATATAATAAATTTGGATCTTGCAATAGTTTTTTCAAAATATTTTCAATTTTCTTTAGATTATTTTTTTTCTCAGAAAGAGAACTTCGGTTTTGAAGCGCATTAATAGCGTTAAAATAGACAAAAAAACACATATTTATTATGCTTGCATCATAAATCCTTTGTACCTTTGAGCGGGTAAAATACATAGACATCTTTTCGCCTTTTTCATGTTTCTACGGATTGGATATTTCAAAGAATACTATCACTTTTGCGAGCACAAAAAAGAAGTTCTTTGTATTTCATACAAATGCAAAAAAACACACATATTTAAACAAGTCTAATATCAACCAAATTGACAAACAATTTTAAGATGAAGAACAATCAATCAAAAATCATCTATACACATACAGATGAAGCACCGGCATTGGCAACTTATTCTTTATTGCCTATAGTGAATGCATTTACAAACCAAGCGGGAATTAATATGGAAACATGTGATATCTCTCTTGCAGGCAGGGTGTTGTCTCATTTTTCAGATTACTTAACTGAAGAGCAATGTCAGAATGACGATTTAGCTTTGCTAGGCGAATTGGTAAAACAGCCAGAAGCCAATATCATTAAGTTACCTAATATAAGTGCTTCCATTCCACAATTAAAGGCCGCCATTAATGAGCTTCAAGAAAAAGGCTACAAACTACCTAATTATCCAGAGGAAATAATAAATGACACAGATAAAGATGTGTTATCTCGATATGCTAAAGTTTTAGGCTCAGCCGTGAACCCAGTTTTGAGGCAAGGGAACTCCGACCGTAGAGTCGCTCCATCAGTAAAAGAATTTGCTCAAAAGCATCCTAAAAAATTAGGAATATGGTCTAAAGATTCAAAAGCAGAAGTAGCAACTATGAAAGGTGGTGATTTCTTTGGTAACGAACAATCAGTTACTATGGCTCAGGCTGATGATGTAAAAATTGAATTTATTGGTGAAGATGGTCATGTAACTGTGCTTAAAGATAAGCTAGCTTTGTTGCAAGGTGAGGTTATGGATTCTTCCTATATGAGTGTTAAAGCATTACGTAGCTATATAGAGGAGGAATTAGAGGATGCTAAGAAAAGAGATTTACTTTTCTCTGTTCATTTGAAAGCCACCATGATGAAGGTGTCAGATCCTATCATGTTCGGTCATTTTGTATCGGTTTATTTTAAAGATGTTTTTGCTAAATATGCCGAAATATTTGCGAAATTAGGGGTGAATGCCGATTTAGGATTAGGTGATCTTTATCAAAGACTCCAAAAACTCCCAGTTGCGCAAAAAGAAGAAATAGAAGCCGCTATTGCTGATACTTATAATCATAGAGCTAAGCTTGCTATGGTAGATTCTGATAAAGGAATTACCAATTTGCATGCCAGTAACGATGTCATTATTGATGCTTCCATGCCCAATGTGGTTCGTGATTCTGGAAAAATGTGGGGAGCAGATGGTCAGCTTCATGATACCAAAGCCATGATTCCAGATCGTTCTTATTCAAAATGGTACCAAGAATCCATAGATTTCTGTAGAGAAAATGGTGCTTTTGATCCTGCGACAATGGGAAATGTGTCCAATGTGGGATTAATGGCTCAAAAAGCAGAGGAATATGGTTCTCATGATAAAACTTTTAAAGCACAAGCAAATGGTGTTATTCGTGTAGTGAACTCTAAAGGCGAGTCTATTATGGAACACACAGTAGAATGTGGTGATATTTGGAGAGCTAGCCAAGCGAAGGATTTACCTATTAGAGATTGGGTAAAGCTTGGAGTAAATAGAGCAAAAGCTACAGGTAATCCAGCCATATTTTGGTTAGATAAAAACAGAGCCCACGATGCAGAATTGATTAAAAAGGTGAATCTTTATTTGAAAGATCATGATTTGAGTGGTTTGGAAATTAAAATCATGGCACCTGTAGAAGCTATGAAGTATACTTTAGCTCGTACTAAACAAGGATTAGATACTATTTCAGTAACGGGAAATATATTTAGAGACTATTTAACAGACCTTTTCCCTATCCTAGAATTAGGGACTTCTGCAAAAATGCTTTCTATCGTTCCATTATTAGCCAATGGCGGTTTGTTTGAAACTGGAGCTGGAGGATCTGCACCTAAACATGTTCAACAATTTCTAGAAGAAGGTCATTTACGTTGGGATTCATTGGGAGAGTTTTTAGCTCTTACCGTTTCTTTAGAAGATCTTGGTGTGAAAAGTGAAAACCCCAAGGCGCTTGTATTAGGAAAAGCTCTGGATCAGGCTGTGGCTAAAATTCTAGACCTTGATAAATCACCATCAAGAAAAGTAAATGAGATAGATAATAGAGGAAGCCATTTTTATTTAGCCATGTATTGGGCCGAAGCATTAGCTGCTCAAAATGAGGATGCCGAAATGAAGGCTAAGTTTGAGACTATAGCAAAGGAACTGAATGTAAAACAAGATCAGATAACAAAAGAATTGTTAGAAGTACAAGGAAAAGCAGTGGAGATTGGTGGATATTATCTGCCAAATCCTGAGCTTTGCGAAAAAGCAATGCGTCCAAGTGCTACATTGAATTCTATCATCGATAATATTTAAATGATCTGAGACCTTTGTAAAAGGGTAGTTTGCAAAGGTCTCATTTTACTCTGCTATTTTTTAGGCCCTATGAAATTAGGAAATAAAACACTATTTTTGAAGGTGTTTTAAATAAAGAAGGATACCTATAACAAAAACGAATTATATAAACATCTAAAAAACCTATAATAATGAGTGAATTAAAAAACATACTCTATCAGAAAATACAAGAGCACAGACCACGAGTTGCCAACTTATTGAATAATTATGGCGATGTAAAAGTGGCGGATGTTACTGTTTCTCAGATATTAGGTGGAATGAGGGGAATCAAAAGTTTGGTAACCGATATTTCTTACCTGGATCCTAATGAAGGAATTAGATATCGTGGATTTACATTGCCCGAAGTATTTGAAAAGCTACCTAAAGCTAAAGGTGCAAGTATGCCTTATGTTGAGGGACTATTCTTTTTATTACTTACTGGAGAAGTACCAACAGAAAGCCAAGTAGCTGATGTGATTAACGATTTCAGCAATCGTAGAATTCTTCCGAGGTATGTTTATGAGGTCATAGATGCTTATCCTTGCTGTTCTCATCCCATGGCTATATTCTCTTCGGCTATTATGACCATGCAGCGTGAGTCTTTCTTTAATAGAAAATATCATGCAGGCATGAATAAGCAGGATTACTGGGATTCTACTTATGAGGATGCTATGAATTTATTAGCTAAGCTTCCTGAGATTGCAGCTTATATTTATTCTAAGCAATACAAAGATGGAGTAAGAATTCAATCTAATCCGAATTTAGATTTTGGTGCTAATTTCGCTCATATGATGGGCATTGCTAAGCCTTATGATGATGTAGCCAGAATGTATTTTATTGTTCATGCTGACCATGAGAGTGGTAATGTTAGTGCACATACAGGCCATTTAGTGGCTAGTTCGTTATCGGATGTTTATTATGCTACTTCTGGAATGATTAATGGTTTAGCAGGTCCATTACATGGATTGGCAAACCAAGAGGTACTAAGGTGGTTACAAGATCTAAAAGAAAAAATGGGTGGTGAGCTACCAACTGAAGATGAAATGAAGCAGTTTGTTTGGGATACCCTAAACAGTGGTCAAGTCATACCAGGTTTTGGTCATGCGGTATTGCGTAAGACTGATCCAAGATATACGATTCAAAGAGAATTCTGTCAGAAAAATCTTTCAGATTATGAATTGTTCAAATATACTGATATGCTTTATAAAGTAGTTCCTCCAATCTTGCAAGAGCAAGGTAAAGCGAAGAACCCTTGGCCTAATGTTGATGCGCAATCGGGCATCATTCAATGGTATTATGGTATTACAGAATTCGATTTCTATACTGTGTTATTTGGAATTGGACGTGCATTTGGAGTACTTTCAAATGTAATTTGGGACAGAGCTTTAAGCTATCCTCTAGAAAGGCCAAAATCTATTACTACAGAAATGCTAGAAGACTTAGCTGGAGTGAATAAAGAGAAATAAATCAAAATATTTTGATATAGAAAGCCTCATCAATTTAAGATGAGGCTTTTTTTGGTTTATTTTTTACAGAAAAGCTTTCCAAACTACATCTTCTGGTAAGGCAAATTCAAACCTCATATTCTCCTTTTTTACCGGATGTATAAATTCCATATATCGAGCATGAAGATGAATGGATTGGTCTTGATTCCCTCTTTTAAAACCATACTTTACATCGCCTTTAATATGACATCCAATTTTAGCCAATTGTGCCCTGATTTGATGATGGCGACCTGTTTCTAGAGTAATTTCCAGCAAATGATATTTGTCAATAGACGAAAGGTATTTATAATGAAGAATGGCCTTTTTACCATTTTTATTGCTGGGTTTTGCAACGGCAGATTTATTCTTCTCTTGATTCTTGATGAGGTAATGCTCTAGGGTATCTTCTGTTAGAGGAGGTCGATGATCGACTACAGCCCAATAGGTTTTTTTTACTTCTCTGGTTTGAAACATTTTGCTGAGGCGACTACTGGCTTTGTCTGTTTTCCCAAACACCAAGCCTCCGCTAGTAGGGCGATCTAAGCGATGAACGAGTCCCAGGTATACATTTCCTGGTTTATCATATTTCTCCTTGAGGTAAGCCTTTAAAATCTCATTTAAAGGTTCGTCACCCGTTTTGTCGCCTTGGGCAATTTGTCCCGGTTTCTTATTGATGACGATGAGGTGATTGTCCTCAAAAACCACATCAATATTATATTTTTGTTCTAAGTGTCCCATTAGCAATAATTATTAGGGCATTTTGTGCCAAAGTAAAGGTAAAAGCGATAAATTAAATAAGCCAATAAAATTCCTAGAAGAGCTCCGCCAATAATATCTCCCGGAAAATGCACTCCCAAATAAATTCGGCTATAACTCACCATTGCTGCCCAAGTAAAAGCATAGCATCTGTAGTTTTTATAATGGGGAGCCAAGAAAAATGAAGTCATGGCGGCTAAGGCAAAGCTGTTGGAGGCATGAGAAGAAACAAAGCCATAAGCACCGCCAAAATATCCATTGAGAGTATGAATTTGTTCTTTCAATCCTTCGGTGTGTGTTGGGCGGAATCGCTCAAAGCCATATTTAAACCAAACAGAAACTTGATCACTAGCCGCAATTAATAAGGCTATACTTAGCAAGATTCCTACGCTCCTCCATTGGTATTTTTTAATGAGGAGGTAAAGAATAAAAATATATAAAGGAACCCAGATGAGCTTATCACTCAGCCACCACATGACAGGATCGAGCCAAGTGGCATGTAGTCCATTCAAAAATAGAAATAATGATTGATCTAAATTGACTAGAAATTCCATTTAATTATCTATCAGTTTTATGCTTGTTTAAAAATGCAAAAATAGTCTATTTCCTCATGATGTGCATTTTTAATTTTACCACTTAGACACTTAGACACTAAGGCACAGAGAAACACAAAAGAATCTTTATTTATCAATATAACCATTTACAAATCTTTTGTATCCATCTTTCAAAAGTGGGACATTGAAATTGATTAGTAGACCTAACCATTTGTCAGCGAGTTTTAAATAAGAAATAATTTGTGCTTTATGTATAGGTAATAGGATTTCTACTGCTTTTATTTCAATTATTATCTCATCATTAACTAGAATGTCTATCCTGAAATCTTTGGTTAATTTTTTTTCTTTATAAAATAGAGGCAGTAATATTTGTTGTTCTGCTTTTAAACCACGAGATCTTAATTCATCAATTAAGCAATATTCATAAACAGATTCTAATAATCCAGGTCCCATCTCTTTATGAACTGTTAGAGCAGCATCTAGTATTATTTTTTGAAATCCGATTATGTTCTTCTTCTGTCATTTTAAATATGAAACCTCTATGAGTCTTTGTTCAATTTTTATCTGTGGTGTATAAAACAAAGAGATTCAAATTTCACAATAGTTTTGTTAAATTCTTAGTGAACCTCCGTGTCTCCTTGCCTCCGTGGTGAAGAAACTATTTATGATAATCCTTCATCATCAATTTCCAAAGCTCATCTTTTAGCTTGTCCAGCCCAATTTGAGCAACGGCAGAAATATACATATGCGGAATATCTTTTAAATCCTCACTCAACATACTCTCCAACTCCTCATCTAGTAGATCTGATTTGGTAACGATTAAAAACCTTTCCTTGTCTAATAATTCTGGATTATACATCCTCAATTCATTGACTAAGATTTCGTATTCTTTTCTCACATCTTCAGTAGTTCCTGGAACCAAAAACAAGAGGATGGAGTTTCTTTCAATATGTCTTAAAAACCTAATTCCAAGGCCTTTACCATCATGAGCTCCTTCAATAATCCCTGGTATATCTGCCATCACAAAAGAGCGATGATCGCGATAAGGAACAATACCTAAGTTTGGTGTCATGGTTGTAAATGGATAGTCAGCAATTTTGGGCTTAGCTGCAGATATGGAAGAGAGGAGGGTGCTTTTTCCGGCATTCGGAAATCCAACTAGTCCTACATCGGCTAAAACCTTCAGCTCAAAAAGAACATCTCGTTCTTGAGCAGGCTCACCTGGCTGTGCGTATTCAGGAGTTTGATTGGTAGGTGTTTTGAAGTGGTCGTTTCCTAAACCACCTCTACCTCCAGGTAAAAGGACATGACTTTCTTGGTCTTCTACAACTTCGCAAATTACTTCGCCAGTTTCTGCATCTCGGCATACTGTTCCTAATGGGAGTTCAATAACGGAGTCTGCTCCATCTGCTCCAAAGCTGCGGTTGCCGCTCCCCGATTGACCATCCTCTGCGCGGATATGTCGGGTATATCGAAGGTGGAGTAGGGTCCAAAGGTTTCTGTTGCCTACAACAACAATATCGGCTCCTTTGCCTCCATCTCCACCATCGGGACCACCAAAAGCGATGTATTTTTCCCTACGGAAATGAACAGAACCAGCTCCACCTTTACCAGAACGGCAAAATATTTTTATATGATCTACAAAATTTTGATTCAAGAATTACCTCCTGGTTGTTAATGTATTATCTATTTTTTCTACCAAGCGTTCAAATATTTCTTCCTCTGAACCATGGCCATTTATAGTTGTAAATTTATTATGTTTCTTATAGTAATCACCAACAATTTGAGTTCTGGTAAAGAATTCATCTAGACGGTTGATTATGAGCTCCATATTTTCATCATAAGGACGTTTGTCATCAGTTTTGCCTCTATTGGAAAGTCTTTTAAAACACTCAAGTGTTGAGACCTCGATTCCAATGGCAACAGAAACTGATTGATTCAGTTTTAATAATAAGCCATCGAGGATATAGGCCTGAACAATAGTTCTAGGAAAACCTTTGAAAATAAATCCATTAGCTTCTGGGTGTCTTCTGATTTTACTTTCTATTAAAGAAATAGCAATTTCATCTGGTACAATTTCTCCTTTTTGCATGAAATGAGTTACCGATTTGCCTATTTCTGTTTTTTCTCTCATTTCTTTACGAAGTAATTGTCCTGTAGAAATATAAACTAGGTTGTATTTTTCGGCGATTTTTTCAGCTTGAGTTCCTTTTCCAGAACCCGGAGGACCATATAATACCACATTTATTAATTTCTTCTTCAAAGTAGTGGTGATAGTGTCTGTTAACTTGTTGAAAATGTGTTCAATGGTTCCTGTTCCATTAATGGGGTGGTATAAACCTTTTGCTTTATAAAAATCGGCAACAGGTTTAGTTTTATTTTCATATTCCTCCATTCGGAATTTGATCACATCTAAGGTATCATCTTTTCTGCCAGAGGTTTTGGCTCTTTCCATCATTCTTTCTATGAGTTCGTCCATGGGGACCTCTAAACTGAGCATGGCAGAAAGAGAAGTATTTAATCTTAATAATAATCCATCTAAGATATAGGCCTGAACTGTGGTTCTAGGGAAACCATCAAAAAGAATTCCATCAGAATTTTCATCTTTAGTAATTCTTTCTTCAATAATTTGCACAATGATCTCATCGGAAGCTAATCCCCCTTTCTCGATAATGTCTTTAGCTTTCATACCCAAAATACTCCCCGCGGCAATTTCTCGACGTAGAATATCACCAGTTGAAATATAAGTCAGGTTATACTTTTCTAAAAGTAGTTTAGATTGTGTTCCTTTACCAGCTCCTGGAGGGCCAAATAGTGCAATGTTTAACATAGATGAGGTTTTTTGTTTTAGTCAATGATTTTATAGATATCAGCGAGGTTTCTTCCAAGACCATCATAATCTAAGCCATAGCCAACGATGAAGTCATTAGGAATTTCCATACCGATATAATCTATAGGAAAATCTTTTTGGAAAGCATTTGGTTTGAAGAGTAGCGTGGCGATTTTTACATCGGCAGCTTCCATTTGTTTAAGCTTAGGAAGAGTGTCATGCATGGTAATTCCTGTGTCGATGATGTCTTCTACAACGATTACATTGCGACCGGCTAAAGATTTATCTAAGCCTATAACTTCTCTTACCACATGTGAACTTTTGGTACCTACATAGGATGACAGTTTTACAAAAGTGATTTCGCAGTCAATGTGAATTTTTTTCAATAAGTCAGATGCAAACATAAAAGCACCGTTTAAAACGATGATAAATAAAGGGTTTTTACCTTCGTAATCTACATTGATTTTATCAGCAACATTAGAAATTGACTGATCTATTTCATTCGCTGGGATAGAGATTTTAAACTCTTTATCATAAAGTTTTACTGTTTTAGCTTCCATGGGCTCTTGTTTTGAAAAGGTAAAAATAGGTAATATAATACCACATTGTTTAATAAAAAATAATCTACAAAATTAGTGAGAATAATGAGATGGTCAAAGGACCATTGAAAATTATAATTTAAAGTCCTAATCTTTATGAGTTTCACTTAACTTTTTCAACTCCCTTTGCTTTAAACTTTGCTTTCTGGCTGATTTCATCATGCTGTTTT is drawn from Lentimicrobium sp. L6 and contains these coding sequences:
- the hpt gene encoding hypoxanthine phosphoribosyltransferase; this translates as MEAKTVKLYDKEFKISIPANEIDQSISNVADKINVDYEGKNPLFIIVLNGAFMFASDLLKKIHIDCEITFVKLSSYVGTKSSHVVREVIGLDKSLAGRNVIVVEDIIDTGITMHDTLPKLKQMEAADVKIATLLFKPNAFQKDFPIDYIGMEIPNDFIVGYGLDYDGLGRNLADIYKIID